One Leptospira kirschneri serovar Cynopteri str. 3522 CT DNA segment encodes these proteins:
- a CDS encoding WGR domain-containing protein has protein sequence MKKHFILSENGSETFWQIELSGYSLILSFGKTGFSGKRKILNFENREQCFKEFQKLVNERLKLGFQESDYVPLLKPLTGNPDYKETWKKIIESSDQKQALRDQFRFLIETEECKSLWEQILDQITEVKIDEENRFVITLPWSYDDETPVHLCWNPPYLGKIHSSVPGSMARFVSIFNGIEIFHDDDMPTFVIQGVRSEDSDKPAHVEDDYGWEDGILEEGDSWWITPLELVEKSLEDVQSLGSYDGCQNWFVYHPFIKNKYGEPAISNVDHGSCELESPTVRYGLGGVLLREICNWVRDIHSDTDDELPLDGSPVVTRAFQEFMAKKAVEISENQPEVAKRLLEYNWGSLARYIHKKILNWVRSISKKGLVKENILVFDSYWDDAGEIIFLGFDWHSGIDYEDAISDGANEIEYILNFTSFYKLVLGKDREEELSGDEVMEILEDDYSITRDILAYLSIENFISVANGEDFKKLPLDEEGIYIAYSHYHDEEAEVAFHSSQGIKKEFFKNYFPKDEAAKKEKEISEKEQEVVDDIVGDVMDDYPWVWKSTIEKSIDRIADNFQENKERYQREFNKILEYKDKVGEEEKTTLVNLGMQMSSAALNRFLRENKPDVAEWVLHCYKDIYRSLGISRNSTLKGNETGNSYNTAEYFAGDIIVFIAKYGGSQYLNLLEDLLPADIQDARLAFNLACLNSLEKNKPNLLRYTKLALSLGKPKKDFEDSDFDNFKDDPEFHSLVALH, from the coding sequence ATGAAAAAACACTTCATTCTTTCGGAAAACGGTTCCGAAACCTTTTGGCAAATCGAACTCTCCGGTTATTCTTTAATTCTTTCCTTTGGAAAAACTGGCTTCTCTGGAAAACGTAAAATTCTCAATTTTGAAAATAGAGAACAATGTTTTAAGGAATTTCAAAAATTAGTAAATGAAAGATTAAAGTTAGGTTTTCAAGAATCCGATTATGTTCCTTTACTAAAACCTTTAACTGGAAACCCGGATTATAAAGAAACGTGGAAAAAAATCATAGAATCTTCCGATCAAAAACAAGCATTGAGAGACCAATTTCGATTTTTGATCGAAACGGAAGAATGTAAATCTCTTTGGGAGCAAATCTTAGATCAGATTACGGAAGTCAAAATAGATGAAGAAAATAGATTTGTAATTACACTTCCTTGGTCGTATGACGACGAAACTCCGGTTCATCTTTGTTGGAATCCTCCTTATCTAGGTAAAATTCATTCTTCCGTTCCTGGCTCTATGGCCCGTTTTGTTTCTATCTTTAATGGGATAGAAATCTTTCATGATGACGACATGCCTACATTTGTTATCCAAGGTGTACGTTCTGAGGATTCAGATAAACCGGCACACGTTGAAGATGATTATGGTTGGGAAGATGGGATTTTAGAAGAAGGGGACAGTTGGTGGATTACACCTTTGGAACTTGTGGAAAAAAGTTTAGAAGACGTTCAATCTTTGGGCTCTTATGATGGATGTCAAAATTGGTTCGTATATCATCCATTTATAAAGAACAAATACGGAGAACCTGCAATTTCTAATGTGGATCATGGAAGTTGTGAATTGGAATCTCCTACAGTTCGTTACGGGCTCGGAGGAGTTTTACTTCGAGAAATCTGTAATTGGGTCCGAGATATTCATTCGGATACGGACGATGAACTTCCGTTAGACGGTTCTCCCGTTGTTACCAGAGCTTTTCAAGAATTTATGGCTAAAAAGGCAGTTGAAATTTCGGAGAATCAACCGGAAGTCGCCAAACGTTTGTTAGAGTATAATTGGGGTTCTTTAGCTCGTTATATCCATAAGAAAATTCTAAATTGGGTTCGCTCTATTTCGAAGAAAGGTTTGGTTAAAGAAAACATTTTAGTGTTCGATTCGTATTGGGATGACGCTGGTGAAATTATATTTTTAGGATTCGATTGGCATTCCGGGATCGATTACGAAGACGCTATTTCTGATGGAGCAAACGAAATCGAATACATTCTAAATTTTACTTCGTTTTACAAATTGGTGTTGGGAAAAGATCGAGAAGAAGAATTGAGCGGTGATGAAGTTATGGAAATCTTAGAAGATGATTACTCGATCACTCGTGATATTCTCGCTTATCTTTCGATTGAAAATTTTATCTCAGTAGCAAATGGAGAGGATTTTAAGAAACTTCCTTTAGATGAGGAGGGGATTTATATCGCATACTCTCACTATCACGATGAAGAAGCCGAAGTCGCCTTTCATTCTTCGCAAGGAATTAAAAAAGAATTTTTTAAAAATTACTTTCCGAAAGATGAAGCCGCCAAGAAGGAAAAGGAAATTTCTGAAAAGGAACAAGAAGTCGTTGATGATATTGTAGGCGACGTAATGGACGATTATCCTTGGGTTTGGAAAAGTACGATCGAAAAAAGTATCGATCGTATTGCGGATAATTTTCAAGAAAACAAAGAACGTTATCAAAGAGAATTTAACAAAATTCTAGAATACAAAGACAAAGTTGGAGAGGAAGAAAAAACAACTTTAGTCAATCTTGGAATGCAAATGAGTTCTGCGGCACTCAATCGATTTTTAAGGGAAAATAAACCAGACGTTGCAGAATGGGTTCTTCATTGTTATAAAGACATTTATCGTTCTTTGGGAATCAGTCGAAATTCTACTCTTAAGGGAAATGAAACTGGAAATTCGTATAACACCGCTGAATATTTTGCAGGTGACATTATCGTATTTATAGCTAAATACGGTGGAAGTCAATATCTGAACTTACTTGAAGATCTTTTGCCTGCCGACATTCAAGATGCAAGACTTGCGTTCAATCTTGCTTGTCTAAATTCTTTGGAAAAAAATAAACCGAACTTGCTGCGTTATACGAAATTGGCACTGAGTTTAGGAAAACCTAAAAAAGACTTTGAAGACAGCGACTTTGATAACTTTAAAGATGATCCTGAATTTCATTCTTTGGTTGCGTTACATTAA
- a CDS encoding beta-ketoacyl-ACP reductase, whose protein sequence is MSKQFEGKVALVTGAASPRGLGRAIANTIAKEGGDIVLVDLNKEQIEQAAADVAKEFGVKTLGLSCNVTKPEDCDSVIAGVKEKFGKLDFLVNNAGVLKDNLFIRMSEQEFDFVLDVNLKGVFLMTKYASKLLLKAESGRIVNISSVSGLTGQPGQANYSSSKAGVIALTKVAAREFAGRNVLVNAVCPGYVQTDMTASLPEEVQKKLTDPSFIPLRRPGTQQEIANAVKFFLSDQSNYITGTYLRVDGGAAIGM, encoded by the coding sequence ATGTCTAAACAGTTCGAAGGAAAAGTAGCACTCGTTACCGGAGCGGCGTCTCCTCGCGGTCTCGGAAGAGCGATCGCAAATACAATCGCTAAAGAAGGAGGCGACATAGTACTAGTCGACCTCAACAAAGAACAGATAGAACAAGCGGCGGCTGATGTAGCCAAAGAATTTGGAGTAAAAACTTTAGGACTTTCTTGTAACGTCACTAAACCGGAAGATTGTGATTCTGTCATCGCTGGAGTAAAAGAAAAATTTGGAAAACTAGACTTCCTAGTTAACAACGCCGGAGTTCTCAAGGATAATCTTTTTATACGTATGTCCGAACAAGAATTTGATTTTGTTTTAGACGTAAACTTAAAAGGCGTTTTTTTGATGACTAAGTATGCTTCTAAACTTCTTCTCAAAGCAGAGTCTGGAAGGATTGTAAACATCTCTTCCGTTTCTGGTCTTACTGGACAGCCGGGACAAGCGAATTATTCTTCTTCAAAAGCGGGAGTGATCGCATTGACAAAAGTAGCTGCAAGAGAATTTGCAGGAAGAAACGTTCTGGTCAACGCGGTTTGTCCAGGTTACGTTCAAACCGACATGACCGCGTCTTTGCCGGAAGAAGTTCAAAAGAAACTGACAGATCCTTCTTTCATTCCTCTTAGAAGACCAGGCACACAACAAGAGATTGCAAACGCAGTGAAGTTTTTCTTAAGTGATCAATCCAATTATATTACGGGAACTTATTTAAGAGTCGATGGCGGTGCCGCAATCGGTATGTAA
- a CDS encoding alpha/beta hydrolase has translation MQSSYNRPLESIGPIEAVYIPGNPETYTVILFHGYGANAYDLSPLSAYLDLPDGTNWLFPNGILEVPVMPGYNGRAWFPIDMEALQRAMVTGGYRDFSDRYPAGLESAREKAMEMIRTLGVPMNKIILGGFSQGAMLATDITLHSEIAPAGLMILSGTLISETDWKRLAEKKKDYRFFQSHGRMDPVLGYPASKKLEQLLIGAGWKGEMIAFQGGHEIPDVVLKGMNLYLRDITG, from the coding sequence ATGCAGTCTTCTTACAATCGACCTTTGGAAAGTATCGGACCGATCGAAGCGGTTTATATCCCTGGAAATCCAGAAACATATACTGTAATTTTATTTCACGGTTACGGAGCAAACGCATATGATCTTTCTCCTCTCAGCGCGTATTTAGATCTTCCAGATGGAACCAATTGGTTGTTTCCAAATGGAATTTTAGAAGTTCCGGTAATGCCCGGTTATAACGGAAGAGCTTGGTTTCCGATCGACATGGAAGCTTTACAAAGAGCGATGGTGACAGGAGGTTATCGGGATTTTTCGGATCGTTATCCAGCGGGTTTGGAAAGCGCAAGAGAGAAGGCAATGGAGATGATTCGAACTTTAGGAGTTCCTATGAACAAAATCATCTTGGGAGGTTTTAGTCAAGGCGCGATGCTTGCGACCGATATTACTCTTCATTCCGAAATAGCTCCAGCAGGTCTTATGATTTTATCCGGAACCCTGATCAGTGAAACGGATTGGAAGAGACTCGCTGAAAAAAAGAAGGATTATCGTTTTTTTCAAAGTCACGGGAGAATGGATCCGGTGTTAGGTTATCCGGCTTCTAAAAAATTAGAACAACTTTTAATCGGAGCCGGATGGAAAGGAGAAATGATCGCTTTTCAGGGTGGACATGAAATTCCGGATGTGGTACTTAAGGGAATGAACCTGTATCTCAGGGACATTACCGGATGA